In a single window of the Lodderomyces elongisporus chromosome 4, complete sequence genome:
- the RPT6 gene encoding 26S proteasome regulatory subunit 8 — protein MSTAVDKPYTHESGIRPYFEQQIQDTEIEIQQTTQNLRRLEAQRNKLNNSVRQLKDELRLLQEPGSYVGEVIKVMGTKKVLVKIHPEGKYIVNVTKDVDIKKLTPSIRVCLKADSHDLYKILPNKVDPLVSLMMVEKVPDSTYDMVGGLDKQIKEIKEVIELPVKYPELFSSLGIAQPKGVILYGPPGTGKTLLARAVAHHTDCKFIRVSGSELVQKYIGEGSRMVRELFVMAREHAPSIIFMDEIDSIGSSRVEGSSGGDSEVQRTMLELLNQLDGFESSKDIKIIMATNRLDILDPALLRPGRIDRKIEFPAPTLQARTDILRIHSRSMNLTRGINLKKIAEKMNGCSGADVKGVCTEAGMYALRERRIHVTQEDFELAVAKVMSKNDEGTVSLQKLFK, from the coding sequence ATGTCTACTGCGGTTGATAAACCATATACCCACGAGAGCGGAATTCGTCCATATTTCGAACAACAGATTCAAGACACCGAAATTGAAATACAACAAACCACTCAGAATCTACGCAGACTTGAAGCGCAACGTAATAAGCTTAACAATAGCGTAAGGCAGTTAAAGGATGAGTTGAGGTTGCTTCAAGAACCCGGCTCGTATGTTGGCGAGGTAATTAAAGTAATGGGTACAAAGAAAGTCTTGGTCAAGATCCATCCTGAAGGAAAATACATCGTCAATGTCACGAAAGACGTTGACATCAAGAAATTGACTCCGTCGATAAGAGTGTGCCTCAAAGCTGATAGCCATGATTTGTACAAGATTTTGCCCAATAAAGTCGACCCATTGGTATCCTTGATGATGGTGGAAAAGGTTCCTGATTCCACTTATGATATGGTGGGAGGATTGGACAAGCAGATCAAGGAGATCAAAGAAGTCATTGAATTACCAGTCAAGTATCCAGAATTATTCTCAAGTTTGGGAATAGCACAGCCCAAGGGTGTCATTTTGTACGGTCCACCGGGAACTGGAAAGACCTTGTTGGCACGAGCAGTGGCCCACCACACTGATTGTAAATTCATTCGTGTTTCAGGGTCAGAGTTGGTACAAAAGTATATTGGTGAGGGTTCTAGGATGGTGAGGGAGTTGTTCGTTATGGCAAGAGAGCATGCTCCATCGATTATTTTTATGGACGAGATTGATTCTATTGGGTCTTCAAGGGTGGAAGGCTCGTCTGGAGGAGACTCTGAAGTTCAGAGAACTATGTTGGAGTTGTTGAATCAATTAGATGGGTTTGAGAGCTCAAAAGATATTAAGATCATTATGGCTACGAACAGGCTAGATATTTTGGATCCGGCTCTTTTGCGTCCAGGAAGAATCGATAGAAAAATCGAGTTTCCTGCCCCTACTTTGCAAGCTAGAACAGACATCTTGAGAATTCACTCAAGGTCGATGAACTTGACTAGAGGgatcaatttgaaaaaaattgcgGAAAAGATGAATGGATGTTCAGGTGCCGACGTCAAGGGTGTTTGTACTGAGGCTGGTATGTACGCGCTCAGAGAGAGAAGGATACACGTTACGCAGGAAGATTTCGAATTGGCAGTGGCGAAGGTGATGTCCAAGAATGATGAGGGTACAGTTTCACTTCAAAAGTTGTTCAAGTAG